In Luteimonas viscosa, the genomic window CGAACGCCGCATCGGCCTTGGCCTCGGCCGCGGCGAGCGCGTCGCCGCCGTCCCAGGGGAAGCGGCGCGTGCCCGGGCCGAACGGATCGGCGCCGGCATTGCAGAAGGTATGCCAGTAGCAGACCGCGAAGCGCAGGTGCTCGCGCATGGTCTTGCCGCCGACCTTCCTGCCGGCGTCGTAGACCTTGAACGCCAGGGGGTTGTCGGACGCGGGGCCCTCGTACGGGATCGTGCCGATGCCGGGGAAATATTCCTTCGCGCCGATGAATGCCTTGCTCATGCGTATGTCCGTGGAGTCGTGGTTGGAAGGCGCGTTCAATCCGCGTAGAGCGGCCGGATCGCGTCGAGGTGGGAAAGAAAGCGCTGGTACTGCGCATCGTAGGCGCCGGTGGCCTCGGCATGCGGATGCGCGGCCAGCCGCGGATCCAGCTGCACGTGGGCGGCGGCCAGCGCATTGAGGTCGGCATCGCCATCGGCCGCACGCTGCACGGCCCACAACGCCTGCAGCGCGGCACCGAACGCGGCGCCCTCCGCCTGTTCCGGCACGTCGACCGACAGGCCGAACATGTCGGCCGCCATCTGCCGCCATACCGCGCTCTGGCTGCCGCCGCCGGTCAGGCGGATCGCCTCGAACCGCAGGCCACCGTCGACCAGCGCGTCGTAGCCGTTCTTCAGGCTGTACATCGCCCCCTCCATCGCAGCGCGATAGAGGTTGGCCGGGCTCAGGTTGGTGCTGGTCATGCCGAACAGGTTTCCGCGGCCGTGCGGCAGGTCGGGCGTGCGCTCGCCGTTGAGGAAGGGCAGCATCAGCAGGCCCTCGGCGCCCGGGCGGGTGCCGGCCAGCAACGTGTCGCCTTCCTTCGTCGAGAATCCGCACAGGCGGCCCACCGCCTCGGTGGCGACGGTGCAGTTCATGGTGCAGATCAGCGGCAGCCAGCCGCCGGTGGAATCGCAGAATGCGGCCCAGCGGCCGGCGTCGTCGACCACCGGGCGGTCGGCGTACGTGAACAGCGTGCCCGACGTGCCCAGGCTCATGCTCAGCACGCCCGGCACCACGTTGCCGGTGCCGATGGCGGCCATCATGTTGTCGCCTCCGCCCGCGGACACCTGCACCGAATGCGGCAGGCCGAGCTCGTCGGCGAGCGCGGGCCTGATCGCCACCAGCGTGCCCGCGTCGACCAGCGGCGGCAGGCAGGCGCCGAGGTCGCGGTCGGGATCGGTCGCGGCCAGCATCTCGGGCGACCAGCGGCGGTTGCGCACGTCCAGCCAGCCGGTGCCGGAGGCGTCGCCATGCTCCATCCACAGCTCGCCGGTCAGCCAGTAGTTGATGTAGTCGTGCGGCAGCAGGATGGTGGCCAGCCGCGCATACGCCTGCGAGCGGTGCTTGCGGGTCCACGGCAGCTTGGAGGCGGTGTAGCCGGCCAGGATCGGGTTGCCGGCCAGCTCGATGCAACGCTGCGCGCCGCCGGCCGCGTCCATGATCTCGTCGCATTCGTCGCTGGTGCTGGTGTCGTTCCACAGCTTGGCCGGGGCCAGCACGCTGCCGCTGCGGTCCAGTGGCACGAACCCGTGCTGCTGGCCGGACACGCCGATCGCCACCACCCGCGCGCGCAACGCCGGATCGATCCTGTCGAAACAGGCGCGCACCGCATCGACCCACCAGTCCGCCCGCTGCTCGCGGCTGCCGTCGTCGCCCGTTGCGAGATCGAGCGGCTGCCCCGCCGACGCCACGATCTGGCGCGAGTCGGGATCGTAGGCCACCAGCTTGACGCTCTGGGTGCCCACATCCAGTCCAACGAACAGGCCCATCCGGAATCCCCAAAAAAAGTTAGCGCTACCACAAAACCTGCTGTCTTCTCCGCGAGCGCGAGGCGACGGGACCAGCCCGGCGCGCCGGATTCGGCGTGGTGGCGTAGCGCGAACTCTACACAGGTGTCCAAAAAAAGCCTTGCTGCGGTGCGCAACGCGGCCCTGCCGCGGCGCCCGGGCGGGTTAGCGTTAACATTTTGTTTCTGTTTGACACGCGTCACCCGCGCCGCATCGGCCCTGCTTGGATTCCGCGCCCGCCTGGCCGGGCCAAGTTCGCACCGCGCAAGATGGGCAGGGACAGGCCGGGTGCGTCTCAAAACATGATGATACGGCTTCGCCCGGAGGTCAGCGGCTCCGCCAGGATCCGATAGCCGTCGGGATCGAACCCCGCCACCGGCGCCACCAGCCGCCGCGCCGCCGCCCGGCGGGCGGCACTGCCGAGGTAGTGCCAGTCGCGGACCACGTGGATCTGGCTCATGTCGGTCCCCTCCTCGACCAGACCGACCGCCCCGGCATAGGGCCAGGGCGCCACCCGCAACGCCTGGAGCGCCGCGGCCAGCCGCAACGCGTGCCCGGCCAGCGGCTCGCGTCCGCAACAGGCACCCGCGCAACGGTCGAGGGCCGCCCTGAAGCAGGGACGCCCCGGCGCCAGCCGTTCGAGCCCGACCAGCCCGTAGCAAAGCCGGTTGTCGTCGGCGATCGCGCGCAGAGCCTGCAGGGCGACCGCACGGCTGGAGAAAAGCCCGTGGAGCCCTGCGGCCGAGGCGAACGGCACCTCGTGCGAATGCACCACCTCCGGCCGCCCGCGCAGCAGGCGGATCGAACACAACTGGCGCCTGCGCCGCAGCAGCCTGTTGTGCAGCGGCTGGCGCAGCTTGATCTGCTGCGCCTCCAGCAGCTGCGCACCGAGGTCTCCGGCGGTGCGGACGGCGTCGATCCGCCGGGTCTGCCGCAGCAGCCGCGCCTCCTCCGGCGTGCGCAGGTGGTCCAGCACGCGCTGGCGGATGTTGACGCTCTTGCCGATGTACAGCGGCACGCTTTCGTCGTCGCCGTGGAAGACATAGACGCCGGGCGCGCGCGGCAGTGCCGCGATCTGCGGCCGCAGGTGGCCGGGATAGGCGTAGTGGGGCGCCTCGGCACGGCGCGCGGGCAGCGGGACGTACATGGGCACGCACCTTGGAAGGACCGTCAGATGCTGGCCGCCGCCCGTCTCAGGCCGCGAGACCGCGAGCCGGAGACTGCCGCGACGTAGAATTCCCTTCCCCGTTCCCGCAGCACACCCGATGACCGAAACCGTCCGCCCCGTCTTCCACGGCTTCGAGCAGATCCCCTTGCGCGAGTACGCCGAGCGCGCCTACCTCGACTACTCGATGTACGTGGTGCTCGACCGCGCGCTGCCCTTCATCGGCGACGGGCTCAAGCCGGTGCAGCGCCGGATCGTCTACGCGATGAGCGAACTGGGGCTCAACGCGGCCGCCAAGCCGAAGAAGTCCGCGCGCACCGTCGGCGACGTGATCGGCAAGTTCCACCCGCACGGCGACAGCGCCTGCTACGAAGCGATGGTGCTGATGGCGCAGCCGTTCTCGTATCGTTATCCGCTGATCGACGGCCAGGGCAACTTCGGCTCGACCGACGACCCCAAGTCGTTCGCGGCGATGCGCTACACCGAATCCCGGCTCACGCCGATCGCGGAAGTGCTGCTCGGCGAGCTCGGCCAGGGCACGGTCGACTGGACCGCCAATTTCGACGGCACCCTGGACGAGCCCAGCTGGCTGCCGGCGAGGCTGCCGCACCTGCTGCTCAACGGCACCACCGGGATCGCGGTCGGCATGGCCACCGACGTGCCGCCGCACAACCTGGGCGAGGTGGTGAGCGCCTGCGTGCGCCTGCTCGATGATCCCGATGCGAGCGTGAGCGACCTGTGCGAACACGTGCGCGGTCCCGACTACCCCACCAGCGCCGAAATCATCACTCCCGCGGCCGACCTGCGGGCGATCTACGAGACCGGCGCCGGCAGCGTGCGCGCACGCGCCACGTTCGTGAAGGAGGGCGCGAACATCATCGTCACCGCCCTGCCCTACCAGGTCTCGCCGTCGAAGGTGATCGAGCAGATCGCCGCGCAGATGCGGGCGAAGAAGCTGCCGTGGCTGGAGGACATCCGCGACGAATCCGACCACGCCAACCCGGTGCGCATCGCGCTGATTCCGCGCTCGA contains:
- the xylB gene encoding xylulokinase, which encodes MGLFVGLDVGTQSVKLVAYDPDSRQIVASAGQPLDLATGDDGSREQRADWWVDAVRACFDRIDPALRARVVAIGVSGQQHGFVPLDRSGSVLAPAKLWNDTSTSDECDEIMDAAGGAQRCIELAGNPILAGYTASKLPWTRKHRSQAYARLATILLPHDYINYWLTGELWMEHGDASGTGWLDVRNRRWSPEMLAATDPDRDLGACLPPLVDAGTLVAIRPALADELGLPHSVQVSAGGGDNMMAAIGTGNVVPGVLSMSLGTSGTLFTYADRPVVDDAGRWAAFCDSTGGWLPLICTMNCTVATEAVGRLCGFSTKEGDTLLAGTRPGAEGLLMLPFLNGERTPDLPHGRGNLFGMTSTNLSPANLYRAAMEGAMYSLKNGYDALVDGGLRFEAIRLTGGGSQSAVWRQMAADMFGLSVDVPEQAEGAAFGAALQALWAVQRAADGDADLNALAAAHVQLDPRLAAHPHAEATGAYDAQYQRFLSHLDAIRPLYAD
- the cho gene encoding excinuclease Cho, coding for MYVPLPARRAEAPHYAYPGHLRPQIAALPRAPGVYVFHGDDESVPLYIGKSVNIRQRVLDHLRTPEEARLLRQTRRIDAVRTAGDLGAQLLEAQQIKLRQPLHNRLLRRRRQLCSIRLLRGRPEVVHSHEVPFASAAGLHGLFSSRAVALQALRAIADDNRLCYGLVGLERLAPGRPCFRAALDRCAGACCGREPLAGHALRLAAALQALRVAPWPYAGAVGLVEEGTDMSQIHVVRDWHYLGSAARRAAARRLVAPVAGFDPDGYRILAEPLTSGRSRIIMF